One window from the genome of Salvia miltiorrhiza cultivar Shanhuang (shh) chromosome 7, IMPLAD_Smil_shh, whole genome shotgun sequence encodes:
- the LOC130995929 gene encoding uncharacterized protein LOC130995929: protein MASTASNISSNSKIISSFLSSKRLNPNNSFIALPTFSSNKFAVRVESKSATARYSEVVVDEEIDKIRRLQNGSDVRGVAVEGEKGRQVNLTPPAVEAIAESFGEWVRNGLEREGEAVRVSLGKDPRISGGVLSVAVFAGLERAGCVGYDMGLATTPACFMSTQLPPFLFDASIMMTASHLPYTRNGLKFFTKKGGLTSSEVEEICEKAGRKYANRQMKVSTALRVPPTKVDLMSAYSNHLRDIIKQRVNHPYHYDFPLQGFQIIVNAGNGSGGFFTWDVLDKLGADTFGSLHLNPDGMFPNHIPNPEDKTAMALTRAAVLQTKADLGIVFDTDVDRSGVVDKDGNPINGDKLIALMSAIVLKEHPGTTVVTDARTSLALTRFITDRGGRHCLYRVGYRNVIDKGAQLNRDGVEAHLMMETSGHGALKENYFLDDGAYMVVKIIIEMVRMKLQGSEEGIGSLIKDLEEPLESVELRMDVLSEPRFAKAKAVEIIEQFRNYIEEERLEGWELDSCGDCWVSDGCLVDSNDAAFAIDAHMYRAKVSSGDEGEYGWIHVRQSIHNPNIAVNLQSTIRGGCQSMTTTLRDKFLVASGLDKFLDISQIDKFATKGEL, encoded by the exons ATGGCTTCCACGGCTTCGAACatttcctccaactccaaaaTCATCTCATCATTTCTAAGTTCAAAACGATTGAATCCAAACAACAGCTTCATCGCATTGCCAACATTTTCTTCAAATAAATTTGCAGTGCGAGTGGAATCTAAGTCCGCCACTGCGAGGTACAGTGAAGTGGTGGTGGATGAGGAGATCGACAAGATCAGGCGGCTGCAGAACGGGTCGGACGTGCGCGGCGTGGCGGTGGAAGGCGAGAAAGGGAGGCAGGTGAACCTGACGCCGCCGGCCGTGGAGGCGATAGCGGAGAGCTTCGGGGAGTGGGTTAGGAATGGGTTGGAGAGGGAAGGAGAAGCGGTTAGGGTGTCGCTGGGGAAGGACCCCAGGATTTCCGGCGGGGTTCTCAGCGTGGCGGTGTTTGCCGGCCTGGAGCGGGCCGGCTGCGTCGGTTACGACATGGGACTCGCCACCACGCCGGCTTGCTTCATGAGCACACAGCTGCCTCCATTTTTATTTGATGCTTCTATAATG ATGACAGCGTCGCACTTGCCCTATACTCGCAACGGGTTGAAATTTTTCACGAAAAAAGGAGGGTTGACGTCATCAGAGGTGGAGGAGATTTGTGAGAAAGCTGGCCGGAAATACGCGAACCGCCAAATGAAAGTGTCGACGGCGCTTAGAGTTCCGCCGACAAAAGTGGATTTGATGAGCGCCTACTCTAACCATCTCAGAGATATTATCAAGCAAAGAGTCAATCATCCATACCATTATGATTTTCCTCTCCAAGGATTTCAG ATAATCGTGAACGCCGGAAACGGCTCCGGCGGGTTCTTCACATGGGATGTGCTCGACAAGCTCGGCGCCGACACGTTCGGATCCCTCCACCTCAACCCCGACGGCATGTTCCCGAACCACATCCCCAACCCCGAGGACAAGACCGCCATGGCCTTAACACGCGCCGCCGTCCTCCAAACCAAGGCCGATCTCGGGATCGTGTTCGACACGGACGTCGATCGCAGCGGCGTCGTCGATAAGGACGGCAACCCCATCAACGGCGACAAGCTCATCGCCCTCATGTCCGCCATCGTCTTGAAGGAGCATCCGGGCACCACCGTCGTCACCGACGCGCGCACCAGCTTGGCCCTCACGCGCTTCATCACCGATAGAGGCGGCCGCCACTGCCTGTACAGAGTCGGCTATCGGAATGTCATCGACAAAGGAGCTCAGCTGAACCGAGACGGCGTCGAAGCGCACTTGATGATGGAGACCTCTGGACATGGCGCCTTGAAGGAGAACTATTTTCTTGATGATg GGGCGTATATGGTAGTGAAGATAATCATTGAGATGGTGAGGATGAAGCTGCAAGGATCGGAGGAAGGCATCGGGAGTTTGATCAAAGATCTTGAGGAGCCGTTGGAGTCGGTGGAGTTAAGGATGGATGTGTTGTCCGAACCTAGGTTTGCCAAGGCCAAAGCAGTGGAGATCATCGAGCAATTCAGGAATTACATCGAG GAGGAGAGATTGGAAGGTTGGGAGCTGGATTCATGTGGCGATTGTTGGGTAAGTGATGGGTGTCTTGTGGACTCCAATGACGCTGCATTTGCTATTGACGCCCATATGTACAG GGCTAAAGTGTCAAGTGGTGATGAGGGAGAATATGGGTGGATACACGTGCGGCAGAGCATTCATAACCCAAACATAGCTGTTAATCTACAATCGACAATTCGAGGAGGGTGTCAATCCATGACCACAACTCTTAGGGACAA GTTCCTTGTAGCCAGTGGCTTGGATAAATTCCTTGATATTTCACAGATAGACAAATTCGCCACCAAAGGGGAATTgtaa
- the LOC130995988 gene encoding protein C2-DOMAIN ABA-RELATED 5-like — MDGLGILRIRVERGINLAVRDTKTSDPYVVVDCASQKVKTRVEKDNCNPVWNEELTIFIKDINAPITLSVYDHDTFTKDDSMGRAEIDIKRFVECVKMGSQDLADGTQVCRMEASKDNCLSKESCIVWSNGKMVQDMLLRLRDVECGELQLHIEWLHLPN, encoded by the exons ATGGATGGTTTGGGGATTCTTCGTATTCGAGTTGAGCGAGGTATTAACCTTGCTGTGCGCGACACCAAAACCAGCGATCCTTACGTTGTCGTCGACTGCGCTTCTCAG AAGGTGAAGACTAGAGTTGAGAAAGACAACTGCAACCCGGTTTGGAACGAAGAGTTGACTATATTCATCAAAGACATAAATGCCCCCATCACTCTA TCGGTGTACGACCACGACACGTTCACCAAAGATGACAGCATGGGGAGAGCAGAAATAGACATAAAGCGTTTCGTAGAATGTGTGAAAATGGGGTCGCAGGATTTGGCCGACGGCACACAAGTGTGTCGGATGGAGGCGAGCAAGGACAACTGCCTGTCCAAGGAGAGCTGCATCGTGTGGAGCAACGGGAAGATGGTTCAGGACATGCTTCTTAGACTCAGAGACGTCGAATGCGGCGAGCTCCAGCTCCACATCGAGTGGCTTCATCTTCCTAACTAA